Part of the Sporosarcina sp. FSL K6-2383 genome is shown below.
AGGTCTATACGAAAAGTGTAAAACACATTAATATAAAGATGTGGCGTGTAATACTATGCGCTGCATCTTTTTTATTTTCGAAAAGGAGGAGTTGAATGGAACTAACGGACGTAGAAAAGCGCCTATTAGCGCTCCACTATGTATTTCCGGTACCGTTGAACAGATTGAACAAACTTTACGAGACCGACCCCACTCTCGAAAAGTTGTACATGTACCGACCGATTGAACTTGTTCGCCTACTCGGAATTTCGTTGAAGAAGGCAGTTCAATTGAAGGAAAGTTTACAGCAAAATAGCATGACCCCATATGAACAATTATATGAACGCCATGCGATTACCCCAATCCCATTCTCACATCCCAACTACCCTGAAAAATTACATGAACTTATTGATCGGCCGGCTGTCCTGTATACGAAAGGTGATCAGCAAGTGCTACACAAACCCTTAAAAATTGCTATTATCGGCTCTCGAAAAGCCACGATTTATTCCAAGCAGGCGATGTCTCTCATTGTGCCACCCCTGGTGAAAAATGAAGTTGTCATTGTGTCTGGACTCGCGAGAGGTGCCGATACAATGGCGCATGAAGCTGCAATTGAATATGGCGGTAAAACGATTGCTGTTCTGGGCCATGGACTATTTCATCTCTATCCAAAAGAAA
Proteins encoded:
- the dprA gene encoding DNA-processing protein DprA; its protein translation is MELTDVEKRLLALHYVFPVPLNRLNKLYETDPTLEKLYMYRPIELVRLLGISLKKAVQLKESLQQNSMTPYEQLYERHAITPIPFSHPNYPEKLHELIDRPAVLYTKGDQQVLHKPLKIAIIGSRKATIYSKQAMSLIVPPLVKNEVVIVSGLARGADTMAHEAAIEYGGKTIAVLGHGLFHLYPKENRLLAEEMAKHQLLLTEYPPYVKPERWTFPMRNRIISGLSEAVVVTESADKSGTMSTVEHALDHGKDIFAAPGPITSSLSTGPNKLINEGAKPLWNGFQIVESLVLNR